The window TAAACCAGGCTAGAGGGCTACTCGCCGAGAATGGCATTGTCATTCGCCAGGGCACAGCCCAGATCCGAGCCCATTTACCCGCGATTATTGCCGATGAAAGCAACACTCTTTCCGGCCTTATGCGCCGCAATCTTGCCTCGCTTTACGACTCTCTATGCTTTCTGGACCGGCAAATAACTGAACAAGAAGATATCCTGAAAACCATTGCCAAAGAAAATGAAGCCTGCAAACGCCTGATGCAAATCCCAGGCATCGGCTTCATCACGGCCACGATTTTGCTCACCGTGGCCGGCGTCGCTTCCAACTTCAAAAACGGACGGGAGTTTGCGGCATTTCTTGGGCTTGTGCCGCGCCAAAACTCCACTGGCGGTAAAACAAAGCTCTTCGGCATCTCAAAGCGCGGAGATAAATATATACGCACTCTGCTGATACACGGTGCCCGGGCCGTGCTGCGCTCGCTCACCGTCGGGCGAATGGCGGAGGGTCGGCACAGTAAGTGGTTGGCGGACTTGGTCGCACGACGCGGGACAAAACGTGCCTGTGTGGGGCTGGCCAACAAAACTGCCCGTATTGCCTGGAGTCTTTTGGCTCAAGGCACACAATACAAACTTGCGGCATAGTCCCGCGTTTGTCATGCCGCTTGCAATCCGACTTTTTTGTATGAGTCGCGCGCAAGCGGCCCGCCAAACATTTTTGTAACGCTTACCCG of the Desulfovibrio intestinalis genome contains:
- a CDS encoding IS110 family transposase, with product MKAITTIGIDLAKNSFSVYGVDAKGKPVLQRTLSRSGVVRFFANLPACLVGMEACASSEYWAREIESLGHTVRRIHPRYVKAYLLGAKNDANDAAAICEAVQRPNMRFVPHKSPEQVDIQCVHRVRQGYVHSRTALINQARGLLAENGIVIRQGTAQIRAHLPAIIADESNTLSGLMRRNLASLYDSLCFLDRQITEQEDILKTIAKENEACKRLMQIPGIGFITATILLTVAGVASNFKNGREFAAFLGLVPRQNSTGGKTKLFGISKRGDKYIRTLLIHGARAVLRSLTVGRMAEGRHSKWLADLVARRGTKRACVGLANKTARIAWSLLAQGTQYKLAA